The Cyanobacteriota bacterium sequence CCCTCTGAGAATATAAGCATGACGGGTCACAGCATGATGGTAAATCCTTCATGGCTACGCCGCCATGGCTCAGTGACTGGCTGTAGTACGATTAGGGCTGCGATCGCAGGTAGTCCCGAAATGCCATCACCGCTTCAAACTGCTCTTCTGGTTTAACATGGCTGGCTAGCACCTGAATATCACAGTCCGGTAACAATTCACTTGCGGCAAGCTGCTCGTAGCCATTCCCACGCAAGTGGTATATCCGAAACTGTCCTGCTTCCCATACCCAAACTTCCGTAACCCCCAAGCCTCGATAGATCTCTAACTTATCCACTAGACCCTTGGATAAAACGATTTCGATCGCCAGATCGGGAAACTCTTTCTTTTGTCCCAAGCAGTAGCATTCATCCGGCTCTAGCCCGCGTTGTGTAGCCATTTTCCGAAACGTTGCTGAACCAATCCCGTGGAACCGAGTTCGAGTTTCCTGGAAGTAGGCTTCCATTAGCATTCCAATCGTCGTTTTCAACTCTTCGTGCAGTGGGGATGTGGTCATGATTTCCAGACTTCCCTCCAGGTAACTTAGCCGCAATGCCGGGAAATCATCCCCTAGAGTTGCTAGTAGCAATTCATACTGCTGCCAAGTGACCCCTTCTAGCAAGAGGCGCTGTTCTGGTGGGGCTTGGGCGATCGTAGAGGCCGTCATAAGGGAAGTCATGGCACTATTAAAATGGCACTATTAAGTAGTTTCCCTAATCTTAGCGCACTAAGCACTTGTCGAAAGTGACTGACCCAATGATGAACGTTCCTGTGATGCTAGCTTCCTAGGTTCAAGCTGACTAGCGTCCTCTAGCCAGAGATGTCGTTAAGCAGCGAAGTGCCCTCCGCAACCAGATTGCTCTGTGACTGCTCAAGCTGCCACAGTCCTGGTAGGAGTCAGTGGCCATTAACCTAAGCCGTAGGTTGTGGTCATCCTGCGAATCGATCGCTAGATTCTGATCAGAAACTCTAAAAA is a genomic window containing:
- a CDS encoding Uma2 family endonuclease — protein: MTSLMTASTIAQAPPEQRLLLEGVTWQQYELLLATLGDDFPALRLSYLEGSLEIMTTSPLHEELKTTIGMLMEAYFQETRTRFHGIGSATFRKMATQRGLEPDECYCLGQKKEFPDLAIEIVLSKGLVDKLEIYRGLGVTEVWVWEAGQFRIYHLRGNGYEQLAASELLPDCDIQVLASHVKPEEQFEAVMAFRDYLRSQP